Below is a genomic region from Kryptolebias marmoratus isolate JLee-2015 linkage group LG12, ASM164957v2, whole genome shotgun sequence.
TGGTTTCACTCTAAAGTCTCCTTTGTTTAGATGCCTTGCAGTCAGATTAAATGAACACGTTGCTGGTTTTGGTTGGAACGTCTTTAACAAAGTTTGTGACTGAAGGTTTctgtgtcattttgtttaaaaaaggcagTTTGTTGTGACGACGGTGAGCACTGCTGCCCTGCTGAAACCACCTGTGACCTGACGACCCTGACCTGTGTGAACGCTTCAGACTCGATGCCCACGACTGAGAAGATCCCTGCGTTTACCTCTGAAACACCCCCCACAGAGGGAGTGACGGCCCCGAACCAGGTGACAACCACAGCAGAGATGGCTGAGGAAGAGGTTCCAACACCACaggcagctgaggaggaggaggatgatgaagaggaggaggatgaagtgGGGGACAGGATTCAGTGCGACGCCCACACCAGCTGCCCTTCAGAGACAACCTGCTGCTTTATGGCTTCTTGTAAAAAATGGGGCTGTTGTCCGCTGCCGAAGGTCAGCTCTTCTTCCTCAAAGCATCTCTGACCTCACGTTtcacaaatgtctttttatcaGAACAGTCTATAGCTTTTTATAATGTGGAATTTTCCAGTTGCACAGTTTTAAATTAGAATGAAGCATTTACCATCCtgactctgttttgtttttaatgtttccaatGTTTATCTTCTCGTCCTGCTTGGAAATGTATAACTGATGGTTCATGAATCAGAACCGCATTTCTTTGAGCCGCAGGGAACTTGTGGGTCATTTTGCTGCAAACAGTTGTTTATTCTCAAGATCCTAAACAAAGTCTGAAAACAGTTTGCATGGTAATACGCTTTGTCTTAAAAATGAACCAGAATTTTTCAGCCTATTTAATGAAAGTTTATTTGTAGCATTTATTTCTGCATGTGTGAAACTATCCAGATGAAAGCAGAATGAAGGGTTTTCATGTCCTGTTCCTCCCAGGCGGTTTGCTGTGCTGATGGGTCCCACTGCTGTCCCACCGGGTACCAGTGTGAAGACAGCAGGGTCTCGTGTGTTAAAGACGGAGTGGTGATCCCGTGGTACACTAAGATTCCAGCCACCACCAGCTCTTCATCTGATCCCCGCTCAGTGCAGTGCGACGCTGTGAATAAGTGTCCTGAACACACGTCCTGCTGCAGGCTGTTCACGGGCGAGTGGGGCTGCTGCCCGCTGCAGAATGTGAGCGCTTCTGTGTCTCttaatgcaacattttttaaGAACTGGGGTTATAAAAGACTCAGTATCAGGATGCGTTAGCTTCCTCAGGGGTTGTGTTGTTTGTTCTCTGTTTGCAGGCTGTGTGCTGCCCAGATCAGAAGCACTGCTGTCCTCAGGGTTACACCTGCGATATCACGTCCAGGTCCTGCCAGAAGGTCATCATGCTGCAGCTGGAGACCATCCCCCTGATCCCGGTCTACCTGCCTGAGTACCACCTCCAGCTCGCTCCATTAAAGCACAGAGACATCCAGTGTGACGACCGGTACAAGTGCAAAGACAGCGAGACCTGCTGCAGGACGTCCGCCATGACCTGGGGCTGCTGTCCAGCTCCTAATGTATGATGCTCTGCACACtgatgagtttatttatttccctcCTGCAGAAAATATATGTGCTCAAGCAAACTGAAGCCacttataaatttatttttagttattacAGACTGAACGTCTCTAAATTGTATCCATAATAGATACAGTTTTATTCTTATCAGATCTAAATTATTACCAAacagttacaaaataaaagtcctactacacaaagatgaaaatatgtttatgtttgtttcctATAAACAGGAGTAAATATACATGTTTAATGCAAATTAGTGGGCCTTGAGTCAACAAAGATAAGGTAAATaccaaaagtaaaactaaatataagGATTTCTTGTTGCAGGTaatcaaaaatgtcataaaaatacaagttgTTAGGCTTCAGACTTTCAAATAAGTATTCAGAACGtgccaataaaataataaaaatagccaAAGTGGCCAGATTAAACCAAACTTTCTGTGTCCCCCCTGCAGGCGGTGTGCTGCAGCGACATGAAGCACTGCTGCCCTGCAGACTACAGCTGCACTGAAGGAGGCGCCTGCATCCAGAACACCAGGCCCAACTGGCACAACTGGAACTTCCTCAACAACAAGAAGAGAGCTCTGAATCTGTGAATCTGTGAATTTGTTCTTTCTGCATGCAATgcaccaataaaaataaacacaagggGATGTTTTTAAATcgcttatttttcttttagaaaactgTGATTTATGGAGAAGGATgcactgtaaaactgaattacaCCAATGTGGCCCGAAACACCAAATTCACTTCTAACTGAGGATAAATTATGATCCAAACTTGACAGGTTCCTGTTATTTCATGCACACAGTTTAtttcttgaaacatttttcttatttcaccTCATTctacttttttcatttaacttatttataaaaccagaagacttattttcagtttgtaaatcCATTTGGGTCGTAACATTTAATACTATTTGTTgatcattttattgtattgGGTCAACACAGAATTATCTGCTTGGTGCAACTTAATTTTTCAGGATTTGTGTGACCTTCCGGTTTTCCATTAAaccaataaacaacaaatgacaACATGAAAAGTCGCTACGTATTTCTTTGTCATGTAATAACAAGTTGTCTTCTGTAGATACAGTTTTGaataaacaacagtaaaatatatatatttttcctgtTCAAACCAGCTTACTTTTATCAAAGATATTATAATGTTGTATTATATGTAACAATAGATCATGCTGATCATAGCTCCAGTTTGACACAAAGgtttctgtatatttatttattgatagatagatagatagatagatagatagatagatagatagatagatagatagatagatagatagatagatagatagatagatagatagatagatagatagatagatagatagatagatagatagatagatagatagatagatagatagatagatagatattgtgacaaaacaataaacatctaCTGAAGTCAGAGTCATAGATTTTGTTGTTAAGCATGGTGGCTTGTggtatttatctatttatttattttttatttgtttgtttattgtgacATACAGTAATTCCATATTTAGGAAgatatgtttatgtttaaggcagcaaaaataaatatatacttgTTTTCTGACGCTCACGACTCCTTTCAGTCAgagtttaagcttttattttgaagggaaaGACGTAACGTCTGTTTATCTTCACGCGCTTCCTTTCTGACGCATCTTTTCCAACATGGCGGTGCACCTGTTTCTCCGACGTATTTCTGCGcacctttagaaaaaaaaccgTCCGAAATTCGGTGTCAGAGAACCCGCGGCGGTCAGTAAAGAGCTGGGGTGACCCTCTTCTCCTAAAATGTCCACGGAGGAGCTGTCGGCGTCGGACAGCGAGGCTGCGTTCGCCGGCGCCGGGGAGCGATGGGCGCCGGTGGGCGCCGTGGCCAGCCCCGAGGATGAGAGCGGCGCTCAGCCCAGGCAGCGAGGCTCGTCGTCGGCCACCGAGGAGGAGATGGCCGCCCGGCTGAGGAAGCTCGAAGACGAGCAGGACTTGTTGAACTCCTCTCTTCTCGCCCTGACCTCCCACTTCGCCCAGGTTCAGTTCCGGCTGAAGCAGATCGTGCACGCGCAGAGCGAGGAGAAGGAGCGGATGTTGGCCGAGCTGGAGGAGTTCGCCTTCAGGGGCTGCCCGCACGTCCTGGGCTGCAGGGCTCAGGATGCCCAGCAGCTGGAGAACTCGGTGAGCCTGAATTCTGTCATAAATATCAACAACCAGCCGTCATTTCCTCTGGGACATGAGGGTAAAACTGTTTTACTGTcatttacacaaacatgttGGACAGATTACAGATTAATGCTATTataaagaaaatgcagcttATTTACTAATAAACCACAAAGAGTCATATTAATTTACAACCATGCTCAAATCCACAGCTGTACATTACTTTCATTTAATTACACTTCTAGTATTTCTAAAGAACACAAAACGTGGCAGAAAGAAATATGAATATAtaggtttttaatttccagTTTCTAATGAAAAAACTAGAAATAACTTAAACAATTAAAGTTCTCTTGATAtagtaaacatttaaacattctCAAATCTCTAAATGAGatattagaaaataaacaatcataatattttattaaaaatatagg
It encodes:
- the grna gene encoding granulin a isoform X3, with the translated sequence MQSWVVICGALLVLVGADECPDAGRCKEGQTCCNSPSNGYECCPFDQAECCEDHVHCCPAGTLCDGATSSCVNNTVSIPWVERASAEQPPVSKSFRMIKSYMGEDDDNVCPDQSRCPAEFSCLKALTRFGCCPLAKGVSCSDGKHCCPEGHQCSLDSHSCIIKEVVTTVLCNDGLSECPNGASCSETPEGNWGCCPIPKAVCCDDKLHCCSEGTTCDVEHMKCISASEGESPMWDKFPARLSADWENQKEGGRIISKTADNTETEKSPEVTTISSVPSFDKEVSHQAVTVGNIPCTETVSCPDGSTCCKTKHGSWACCPLLQAVCCDDGEHCCPAETTCDLTTLTCVNASDSMPTTEKIPAFTSETPPTEGVTAPNQVTTTAEMAEEEVPTPQAAEEEEDDEEEEDEVGDRIQCDAHTSCPSETTCCFMASCKKWGCCPLPKAVCCADGSHCCPTGYQCEDSRVSCVKDGVVIPWYTKIPATTSSSSDPRSVQCDAVNKCPEHTSCCRLFTGEWGCCPLQNAVCCPDQKHCCPQGYTCDITSRSCQKVIMLQLETIPLIPVYLPEYHLQLAPLKHRDIQCDDRYKCKDSETCCRTSAMTWGCCPAPNAVCCSDMKHCCPADYSCTEGGACIQNTRPNWHNWNFLNNKKRALNL